One Desulforhopalus sp. DNA segment encodes these proteins:
- a CDS encoding Fic family protein — protein MPKHISQNDLENIVKAVGIFTSGAGIEEIYSALEGRVPRRTLQRRLALLVEQKRLKKEGQARASRYHLPGTTDKANPREEPDISVAGGDVSIPLSPEGEEGKKAVRKPIQGRQPVGYNRTFLDSYRPNSTFYLPVETRQRLCEIGRSPEEQRIAGTYARQIFNRLLVDLSWNSSRLEGNTYSLLETERLLEQGEAAEGKNVMETQMLLNHKDAIEFLVEQAAEVGFNKYTILSLHALLSNNLLADPRACGRLRTIPVMIGGSVYHTLEIPQLIDECFGQFLTLASEIEDPFEQAFFSMVHLPYLQPFVDVNKRVSRLAANIPLVRRNLCPLSFLDVPDRAYIDGTVAVYELNRVELLRGIFFWAYERSCARYSAIRQSLGEPDPFRLRYRQQIKKLVAEVVRGCMDKRNAAHWIARRSEIALPPSDQSRFIEVVETELSNLHEGNFARYGLRPLEFADWQKVWR, from the coding sequence AACATATCTCCCAAAACGACCTGGAAAACATTGTAAAAGCGGTGGGCATCTTCACTAGCGGAGCTGGCATTGAAGAAATCTATTCCGCGCTTGAGGGCAGAGTGCCTCGTCGGACCTTGCAGAGGCGTCTGGCATTACTGGTAGAGCAAAAGCGCCTCAAAAAGGAAGGTCAGGCGAGAGCCAGTCGATATCATTTGCCTGGAACCACCGATAAGGCAAATCCAAGAGAAGAACCCGATATTTCCGTCGCAGGCGGAGATGTCTCTATTCCACTCTCACCAGAAGGAGAGGAGGGCAAAAAGGCTGTTCGCAAGCCTATCCAAGGCCGTCAGCCTGTTGGATATAATCGCACCTTTCTTGATTCATACCGGCCGAACAGCACATTCTATCTTCCTGTGGAAACTCGGCAGAGGCTTTGTGAGATTGGGCGTTCGCCGGAAGAGCAGCGGATTGCTGGAACCTATGCCCGGCAGATCTTTAATCGCTTATTAGTTGACCTTTCATGGAATTCCAGCCGATTGGAAGGGAATACCTATTCGCTTTTAGAGACTGAACGCCTCCTTGAGCAAGGCGAGGCAGCAGAAGGCAAAAATGTAATGGAAACGCAGATGCTCCTGAACCACAAGGACGCCATCGAATTTTTAGTGGAGCAGGCCGCCGAGGTGGGATTCAACAAATACACCATTCTTAGCCTGCATGCCTTGCTGTCCAACAATCTTCTGGCAGATCCACGGGCATGTGGCCGATTGAGAACAATCCCGGTAATGATCGGAGGGTCTGTGTATCACACTCTGGAGATACCGCAACTGATAGATGAATGTTTTGGGCAATTCCTTACCCTTGCGTCAGAAATAGAGGATCCGTTCGAACAGGCCTTTTTTTCGATGGTACACCTACCCTATCTGCAGCCGTTTGTGGATGTAAATAAACGTGTTTCGCGGCTTGCCGCCAATATCCCATTGGTCCGCCGGAATCTCTGTCCTCTCTCATTCCTTGATGTTCCGGATCGGGCCTACATTGACGGCACCGTGGCTGTTTATGAGTTGAACCGGGTGGAGCTCCTGCGTGGTATCTTTTTCTGGGCCTATGAACGATCATGTGCGCGTTATTCTGCTATTCGACAGTCTCTCGGCGAGCCCGATCCTTTCAGGTTACGATACCGGCAGCAGATAAAAAAGCTCGTGGCCGAGGTGGTGCGTGGTTGCATGGATAAGCGAAACGCCGCGCACTGGATAGCAAGGCGGTCAGAAATAGCGCTCCCACCCAGCGATCAGTCACGTTTTATTGAAGTGGTCGAAACGGAGCTGAGCAATCTGCATGAGGGGAATTTTGCCCGTTACGGATTACGCCCGTTGGAATTTGCGGATTGGCAGAAGGTATGGCGTTAA
- a CDS encoding alkaline phosphatase, protein MNSNRRRYLASLGATALILTLTTPLVANGDTGQGHGSRAKYVFFFVGDGMAIPQVNAAEIYKNASANSDIKVARLSFTQFPTSGLTTTYDAGSFITDSASAMTAMMTGHKTLSGVINMDTKKTEKYKTIAEYAKEGGYKVGVVSSVSLDHATPAATYAKVASRGEMYSIDVQLAGSSFDYFGGGGLTQKGKKDGDADVFDLARKNGFTVVSDKATFEALKPGVGKVLAHNKVLQDESALSYEMDRSKDDLSLADYTRKGIELLDNPKGFFMVIEGGKIDWACHANDASAAIKDTLALDDAVVQAVQFADAHPNETLIVVTGDHETGGMTIGFSGTKYSTFFDKIALQKGSYIAFNDKVLAPYKKTHSKDTAKIEDITADVEKYFGIKYKELHDADKELLDRAFRRSLGGEVERVAQENIYNLYGSYEPLTVALTHILNQQAGIGWTSYSHTGVPVATFARGPGENLFAGYYDNTDIFKKLSKAMELPVPVTVAAK, encoded by the coding sequence ATGAACAGTAACCGGAGACGTTATCTCGCAAGCCTTGGTGCAACTGCCCTCATCCTTACCCTCACCACCCCGCTGGTGGCCAATGGCGACACCGGGCAGGGCCATGGAAGCCGGGCTAAATATGTATTTTTCTTTGTCGGTGACGGCATGGCCATACCGCAGGTGAACGCCGCCGAAATCTACAAAAATGCCTCAGCCAACTCCGACATCAAGGTCGCACGACTGTCCTTTACCCAGTTTCCAACCAGCGGCCTGACCACCACCTATGATGCCGGTTCCTTTATCACCGATTCGGCCTCAGCGATGACCGCCATGATGACCGGCCACAAGACACTTTCCGGCGTCATTAATATGGACACTAAGAAGACCGAGAAATATAAAACCATTGCAGAATACGCAAAAGAAGGCGGCTATAAGGTCGGGGTCGTCAGTTCGGTGTCTCTCGACCACGCCACTCCGGCGGCCACCTACGCCAAGGTTGCCTCACGGGGCGAGATGTACAGCATCGATGTCCAGCTTGCCGGGTCTTCTTTTGATTATTTCGGCGGTGGCGGTCTGACCCAGAAGGGTAAAAAAGATGGTGACGCCGATGTCTTCGATCTCGCCCGCAAAAATGGTTTCACCGTGGTTAGCGATAAGGCGACATTCGAGGCATTAAAACCCGGGGTCGGCAAGGTCCTGGCCCATAACAAGGTCCTCCAGGACGAATCGGCACTTTCCTATGAAATGGACCGGAGCAAGGACGACCTCAGCCTCGCCGATTATACCCGCAAGGGCATTGAACTTTTGGATAATCCCAAAGGTTTCTTCATGGTGATCGAGGGTGGCAAGATCGACTGGGCCTGCCATGCCAATGATGCCTCCGCCGCCATCAAAGACACCCTGGCCTTGGATGATGCGGTGGTCCAGGCGGTGCAGTTTGCCGATGCCCATCCGAACGAGACCCTGATCGTCGTTACCGGAGACCATGAAACCGGCGGCATGACCATCGGCTTCTCCGGCACCAAGTATTCGACATTCTTTGACAAAATTGCCCTGCAGAAAGGCTCATACATTGCCTTCAATGATAAGGTCCTGGCTCCGTACAAGAAGACTCACAGCAAAGACACGGCCAAGATCGAAGACATAACAGCCGATGTGGAAAAGTATTTCGGCATTAAATACAAAGAATTACACGATGCCGACAAGGAACTCCTGGACCGGGCCTTCCGCCGCAGCCTCGGTGGCGAGGTCGAGCGTGTCGCCCAGGAAAATATTTACAATCTCTATGGCAGCTATGAACCCCTGACCGTCGCTCTCACCCATATTCTCAATCAACAGGCAGGGATCGGCTGGACCTCCTATTCCCACACCGGTGTGCCGGTTGCCACCTTTGCCAGAGGGCCGGGAGAAAACCTGTTTGCCGGCTATTACGATAACACCGATATCTTCAAGAAACTCAGTAAAGCCATGGAATTGCCGGTACCGGTAACCGTGGCAGCGAAATAG
- a CDS encoding YibE/F family protein codes for MEQALHFFRRISGLVTPLAPAARLSRDTIFTIVVGCLTLVLICMPSGFERPSVHGVMARAEILSVDNHGVKQIGFISVGAQLTKIRVLDGPYAGTEVDGSNTLVGKLEMDKFFRPGDTALVGLDVNPATGKIAYANVIDHYRLYVEALLFALFACILLIFAGMTGAKALVSFVFSIFMVWKVLLPLFLKGYEPVFLSLGVTMSITAVIIFLVGGLTRRGSAAFLGAAVGIGSTCVLAVVFGYAFHIHGAVRPFSETLLYSGYEFLDLTKIFFAGIFIASSGAVMDVAMDVAASIEEVHLADPSLSRTALIASGMKVGRAVIGTMTTTLLLAYSGGYTALLLVFMAQGTPIINILNLTYVAAEILHTLVGSFGVVLVAPATAVIGGFLYGRRTPSPR; via the coding sequence ATGGAACAAGCCCTTCACTTTTTCCGGAGAATATCCGGACTGGTTACACCGCTAGCACCCGCTGCCAGGCTGTCCCGAGATACGATTTTTACCATCGTCGTAGGATGCCTGACTCTTGTCCTGATCTGCATGCCCAGCGGCTTTGAGAGGCCGTCGGTGCATGGAGTCATGGCCCGGGCAGAGATTCTCAGCGTCGATAATCACGGCGTGAAGCAGATTGGTTTTATCAGTGTAGGGGCACAGCTCACCAAAATTCGGGTTTTGGACGGACCCTACGCCGGGACCGAGGTCGATGGCTCTAATACCCTCGTCGGCAAGCTGGAAATGGATAAGTTCTTCCGGCCAGGCGATACCGCACTGGTCGGCCTTGATGTCAACCCGGCGACCGGCAAGATCGCCTATGCCAACGTCATCGACCATTACCGGCTGTATGTCGAGGCACTGCTCTTCGCCCTATTTGCCTGCATCCTCCTGATCTTTGCCGGGATGACCGGGGCCAAAGCCCTGGTGTCCTTTGTCTTCAGCATCTTCATGGTCTGGAAGGTACTACTGCCGCTGTTTCTGAAAGGCTACGAACCGGTGTTTTTATCTCTTGGCGTCACCATGAGTATAACCGCCGTCATCATCTTTCTCGTTGGCGGTTTGACCCGCAGAGGAAGCGCAGCCTTTCTTGGCGCCGCCGTCGGCATCGGCAGTACCTGCGTGCTGGCAGTGGTCTTTGGCTACGCCTTCCATATTCATGGAGCGGTGCGGCCGTTTTCCGAGACCTTATTGTACTCCGGCTATGAGTTCCTCGATCTTACCAAGATCTTTTTCGCCGGCATCTTCATCGCCTCTTCCGGGGCGGTTATGGACGTGGCCATGGACGTAGCCGCCTCGATAGAGGAGGTCCATCTTGCCGACCCCAGCCTGTCCCGGACCGCCCTCATTGCCTCGGGGATGAAGGTCGGCCGCGCCGTTATCGGTACCATGACCACTACCTTACTCCTTGCCTATTCCGGCGGCTACACCGCCCTCCTTCTGGTGTTCATGGCCCAGGGAACACCGATTATCAATATCCTCAACCTTACCTACGTGGCCGCCGAGATCCTCCATACCCTGGTCGGCAGTTTCGGGGTCGTCCTCGTCGCCCCGGCAACCGCAGTCATTGGCGGTTTTTTGTATGGCAGGAGAACGCCTTCTCCCAGGTGA